Proteins from a single region of Flavobacterium sp. YJ01:
- a CDS encoding MFS transporter — MEDKSIFKSWVPKWAIIIILFVCLLHSMILLGVYTSNVTYAASFLDIEPEDLQFAMCVTYGTLLATILIESRFSSFFPAKNYLMAVYSLIGITIVTSAYITNFSVFLLMRVAEGILMALPVITIRQLLIEQFNSKNAIIIGFSFYYGSLLLSTPFIMNIAVWFLDHYDWKYMLYVSGGLQVLNVFLILVTFRGHRITKKIPLYQIDWMSYFLVLISILCGAYFFVYAEKKYWFESSEMVLMLMISLITGGLFIFKERLVKRPSFDFEVIKYANLRIGFLLFFLFYISRATLSLCHSAMFSIWNWDPSRVAGVQYLNGLGNVIGLILAAFFLMKSVSTKIIFMIGFTLIAIFHFWFTFLFVPDVALSDIIVPYILQGIGVGFLFVPLILFTTSSVPSKMAVSSGIVGVSGRFWGSTIGFCVMQNAMVFLNKKHFLKLSQFVTAENSEAQQTIASTTQSFIAKGYSADNANVLAMKKVFGTISKQATLLADMEIYTVVGYGLVVLIILIACNQHLRQTMTLVKSKIWIG; from the coding sequence ATGGAAGATAAAAGTATATTTAAATCGTGGGTTCCAAAATGGGCGATCATTATTATTTTGTTCGTTTGTTTATTGCATTCCATGATTTTATTAGGAGTTTATACGTCCAACGTAACATATGCGGCAAGTTTTCTCGATATTGAGCCCGAAGATTTGCAGTTTGCGATGTGCGTTACGTACGGAACTTTACTGGCAACCATTTTAATAGAAAGCCGATTTTCGAGTTTTTTCCCTGCAAAAAATTACCTGATGGCAGTTTATTCCTTAATCGGAATTACGATTGTTACATCGGCATATATAACCAATTTTTCGGTTTTTTTATTGATGAGAGTTGCGGAGGGAATTCTGATGGCGCTTCCGGTAATTACAATCAGACAGTTGCTCATCGAGCAGTTTAATTCTAAAAATGCCATTATCATCGGGTTTTCATTTTACTATGGCTCGTTGTTGTTGTCCACGCCCTTTATTATGAATATTGCCGTTTGGTTTCTAGATCATTACGACTGGAAATACATGCTGTATGTATCGGGAGGGCTTCAGGTTCTCAATGTGTTTTTAATCTTAGTTACTTTCAGAGGGCACCGAATTACAAAGAAGATTCCGTTGTATCAGATCGACTGGATGAGTTATTTTTTGGTTTTAATTTCGATTCTTTGCGGTGCCTATTTTTTTGTTTATGCTGAAAAAAAATATTGGTTCGAATCTTCAGAAATGGTTTTAATGCTAATGATTTCGCTGATAACAGGCGGATTATTCATTTTTAAAGAACGTCTCGTAAAAAGACCAAGTTTTGATTTTGAAGTGATAAAATATGCCAATCTGCGCATCGGATTTTTATTGTTTTTCCTTTTTTACATCAGCAGAGCAACGCTGAGTTTATGCCATTCTGCGATGTTTTCTATTTGGAATTGGGATCCGTCACGTGTTGCGGGCGTGCAATATCTAAATGGTTTAGGAAATGTAATCGGACTTATTCTAGCCGCTTTTTTTCTGATGAAATCGGTTTCTACTAAAATCATTTTTATGATTGGTTTTACGCTGATTGCCATTTTTCATTTCTGGTTTACTTTTCTTTTTGTGCCTGATGTTGCATTGAGCGATATTATTGTTCCTTATATTTTGCAAGGAATTGGTGTCGGATTTTTATTTGTTCCATTAATTTTATTTACCACATCTTCAGTTCCGTCCAAAATGGCTGTTTCTTCTGGAATTGTAGGGGTTTCGGGACGTTTTTGGGGAAGTACGATTGGTTTTTGTGTCATGCAGAATGCGATGGTTTTCTTAAATAAAAAACACTTTTTAAAATTAAGTCAGTTTGTAACAGCTGAAAATTCCGAAGCACAACAGACTATTGCTTCAACAACGCAGAGTTTTATTGCCAAAGGATATTCGGCAGATAATGCCAATGTTTTAGCCATGAAAAAAGTCTTCGGAACCATTAGTAAACAAGCAACTTTATTGGCTGATATGGAAATTTATACAGTCGTTGGCTACGGTTTGGTGGTTTTGATTATTCTGATTGCTTGTAACCAGCATTTAAGACAAACAATGACTTTGGTAAAAAGTAAGATTTGGATTGGCTAA
- a CDS encoding HlyD family secretion protein, producing MVKIKNETSRNRTFHILITVIASVLVVSGVILGIWFYVFNRNHEETNDAQVEQYVTPIMSRITGYVQEVRFEENQFVHKGDTLVIIDNREYQSKLNVALADVQNAQQNSVVAQKNAINTASATAINESQLEAAKSNLWKTKLEYERYKALVKDEAATTQQLEKVRADYESAQAHFQEIKNRIHSATLSTSVAEANVPTTQTNIASKQAVADNAALFLSYTIITAPYDGWVGKRTLQPGQLVKEGQSLLSIVSKEKWITANFKETQLQYLTVGQEVEIKADAVSDKTFMGTIASLSPASGARFSLLPPDNATGNFVKIEQRIPVRIQLKEQDKQTDFLRAGMNITVVAAHK from the coding sequence ATGGTTAAGATAAAAAATGAAACTAGCAGAAATAGAACGTTTCATATACTAATAACAGTAATTGCGAGTGTGCTTGTAGTAAGCGGAGTTATTTTAGGAATTTGGTTTTATGTGTTTAACCGAAATCACGAAGAAACAAATGATGCTCAGGTAGAGCAATATGTAACACCAATTATGTCGAGAATTACGGGCTACGTTCAGGAAGTTCGTTTTGAGGAAAATCAGTTTGTGCATAAAGGCGATACTTTGGTGATTATTGATAACAGAGAATATCAATCGAAATTGAATGTGGCTCTTGCCGATGTTCAAAACGCGCAGCAAAATAGTGTTGTCGCTCAAAAAAATGCTATTAATACGGCAAGTGCAACGGCAATTAATGAATCGCAATTAGAAGCTGCAAAATCGAATCTTTGGAAAACAAAACTAGAATACGAAAGATATAAAGCTTTGGTAAAAGACGAAGCGGCAACTACTCAGCAATTAGAAAAAGTCCGCGCCGATTACGAATCGGCACAGGCGCATTTTCAAGAAATAAAAAACAGAATTCATTCGGCTACTTTAAGTACTTCTGTTGCTGAAGCAAATGTTCCGACTACGCAAACCAATATTGCATCAAAACAAGCTGTTGCTGATAATGCGGCATTGTTTCTTTCGTACACCATCATTACTGCGCCTTACGACGGTTGGGTTGGAAAACGAACTTTACAGCCTGGACAATTGGTAAAAGAAGGACAGTCTTTGCTTTCTATTGTTAGTAAAGAAAAATGGATTACCGCAAATTTTAAAGAAACACAACTGCAGTATTTAACGGTTGGTCAAGAAGTAGAAATAAAAGCCGATGCCGTAAGCGACAAAACCTTTATGGGAACAATTGCTTCTTTATCTCCAGCGAGTGGAGCGAGGTTTTCTTTGCTTCCTCCAGATAATGCGACTGGAAACTTCGTGAAAATAGAACAGAGAATTCCAGTTCGAATTCAATTAAAAGAACAAGACAAACAAACCGATTTTTTAAGAGCAGGAATGAACATTACGGTTGTTGCTGCACACAAATAA
- a CDS encoding TolC family protein: MIFLILLAFNSLQAQEVHSVSLQEAMKLAKENNKKVLKSQLEIALAEQNIKERKELRLPDVELNGMYSRITNITEFKGNGFLNGKEVTKAIPEIYEVNSTFKMPIYVGNKINNAIKIANQENEIAKIKSEKTENDIELEVVANYLAIYKMMELQKIFKENIKEEKSRLREVQSLQKHGTVTKNEVIRAELQLSDRELNALTNSKNIKIALHDLKTLIQLPENEEIAIDTTSSLDEMNGLDPYDFYMTKALQNEEMRVASQELDISKTELKVVKGNYLPSVHFFGNYGFYYPNYKFFPPNPYLYTLGQVGIEASFDLSSLYKNKTKMDQANTKIKWQEMQSEIIKDEIQDKLYTEHTQYQEILEKFVVVDKALDLATENYRIVKLKYLNQLVLITEMVDADNALLQAKYNKISIRLDAILKHYELLHTAGIMPQS; encoded by the coding sequence TTGATATTTCTAATCCTATTAGCATTCAATAGTTTACAAGCTCAGGAAGTTCATTCGGTTTCTTTACAAGAAGCAATGAAGCTGGCAAAGGAAAACAATAAAAAAGTCCTAAAATCTCAACTTGAGATTGCGCTCGCTGAGCAAAACATCAAAGAAAGAAAAGAACTTAGATTGCCAGATGTAGAATTAAACGGCATGTATTCTAGAATTACCAATATTACCGAATTTAAGGGAAATGGTTTTTTGAACGGAAAAGAAGTTACAAAAGCAATTCCTGAGATTTACGAGGTCAATTCTACCTTTAAAATGCCAATTTACGTTGGAAACAAAATCAACAACGCAATTAAAATTGCGAATCAGGAAAACGAAATTGCCAAAATAAAATCGGAAAAGACAGAAAATGATATTGAACTGGAAGTAGTTGCAAATTATCTGGCGATTTATAAAATGATGGAACTTCAGAAAATTTTTAAAGAAAACATCAAGGAAGAAAAAAGCCGATTGAGAGAAGTACAATCTCTCCAGAAACACGGAACGGTAACTAAAAATGAAGTTATACGTGCCGAATTACAGCTCTCAGATCGCGAATTGAATGCGTTAACTAACTCCAAAAACATTAAAATCGCACTTCACGATCTGAAGACTTTAATTCAGCTTCCAGAAAACGAAGAAATCGCGATTGATACAACAAGTAGTCTTGACGAAATGAACGGTTTAGATCCGTATGATTTTTATATGACTAAAGCGCTTCAGAATGAAGAAATGCGTGTTGCAAGCCAAGAATTGGATATTAGTAAGACCGAATTGAAAGTGGTAAAAGGGAATTACCTGCCAAGCGTACATTTTTTTGGTAATTACGGATTTTATTATCCAAACTATAAATTCTTTCCGCCAAACCCGTATTTGTACACTTTAGGGCAAGTCGGAATTGAAGCTTCTTTTGATCTTTCTTCTTTGTATAAAAACAAAACCAAGATGGATCAGGCAAACACTAAAATCAAATGGCAAGAAATGCAGTCTGAAATTATAAAAGACGAAATTCAAGATAAGCTGTATACAGAACATACACAATATCAGGAAATCCTTGAAAAATTTGTTGTGGTAGATAAAGCCTTGGATTTAGCAACTGAAAATTACCGAATCGTGAAGCTGAAATACTTGAACCAATTGGTTTTGATTACGGAAATGGTCGATGCTGATAATGCTTTGCTTCAAGCGAAATACAATAAAATTTCTATTCGATTGGATGCAATCCTTAAACATTACGAGTTGCTTCATACAGCGGGAATTATGCCTCAGAGTTAG
- a CDS encoding AraC family transcriptional regulator, giving the protein MEPGTFKVDKYYIKKVDADKKSIYCHHDIMGELLVPTHKHDKAQMLYAEGDVVFLTTETKSYFLPARHFIWIPAGLEHSIEPKSEHVMMRNLYFPVEKDENEFYKKEGIYPVNNLLLQMMLFTNQWNGDLKKGSPNFTIAKAIKAILPQICHTNLPLELPQPKDARLGKILRHVENNLGETILFADVAHEFGYSERSLYRLFQKDLKMSFIQYYTIRRILKAIELLLERKLSVKEVAQEVGYNSVPTFSNTFFKILGQRPSDYLNGEEILERGK; this is encoded by the coding sequence ATGGAACCAGGAACTTTTAAAGTAGACAAATATTACATCAAGAAAGTAGATGCTGATAAAAAAAGCATTTACTGTCATCATGATATAATGGGAGAACTGCTTGTTCCGACGCATAAACACGACAAAGCACAAATGTTATATGCGGAAGGCGATGTGGTTTTTTTAACAACTGAAACGAAATCTTATTTTTTGCCTGCAAGACATTTTATTTGGATTCCGGCTGGATTGGAACACAGCATCGAACCAAAATCGGAACATGTAATGATGCGAAATCTCTATTTTCCGGTTGAAAAAGATGAAAATGAGTTTTATAAAAAGGAAGGCATTTATCCTGTCAATAATCTACTCTTGCAGATGATGCTTTTTACCAATCAGTGGAATGGGGATTTGAAAAAAGGTTCTCCAAACTTTACCATTGCAAAAGCGATAAAAGCGATTCTTCCTCAAATCTGTCATACTAATTTACCTTTAGAACTTCCACAGCCAAAAGATGCGCGTTTGGGTAAAATTTTGCGTCATGTAGAAAACAATCTTGGAGAAACAATTCTGTTTGCTGATGTGGCGCATGAATTTGGTTACAGCGAACGCTCTTTGTATCGTTTATTTCAAAAAGACCTCAAAATGTCATTTATTCAGTATTATACCATTCGAAGAATTTTAAAAGCAATTGAACTTTTGTTAGAAAGGAAACTTTCTGTAAAAGAGGTAGCTCAAGAAGTTGGTTATAATAGTGTTCCGACTTTTAGCAACACATTCTTCAAAATTTTAGGACAAAGACCTTCTGATTACTTAAACGGAGAAGAAATTTTAGAACGAGGTAAATAG
- a CDS encoding GIY-YIG nuclease family protein, whose product MFYVYIIYSKTFDVYYNGFSEDITQRLLYHNENRSRYTSNKGPWELVYSKAFENKKEALIEELRLKKLNRKSLEALIKDQK is encoded by the coding sequence ATGTTTTACGTTTACATCATTTATTCTAAAACTTTTGATGTTTATTACAATGGGTTTAGTGAAGATATTACTCAAAGGTTATTGTATCATAATGAAAATAGAAGCAGATATACTTCGAACAAAGGACCATGGGAGTTGGTTTATTCGAAAGCATTTGAAAATAAAAAAGAAGCTTTGATTGAAGAATTGAGATTGAAAAAGTTGAATAGAAAATCACTCGAAGCTTTAATTAAGGATCAAAAATAA
- a CDS encoding DUF58 domain-containing protein, translating to MKIESEIEKVSSFQHLEMLANQVVEGFISGMHKSPFLGFSAEFAEHKVYNAGESTKHIDWKLFAKTDRLYTKRFEEETNLRCHLIVDNSSSMHYPELKSNQPFYEKKIGFAVLASAVLMNILKKQRDAVGLSVFSDKYEYYAPEKGSDRHHRMLLNKLEELLVQPKVKKTTDTITYLHQIAEKMHRRSMIILFTDMFQTEDDEKLFNALQHLKHNKHKVVLFHVVDNQTEMKFDFDNAPRKFIDLESGEEVSIFADNVKQEYEKRVEAYFKNLALTCAKNQIKYVSVNVGDNFEKILTTYLVEKQNFG from the coding sequence ATGAAAATCGAATCGGAAATAGAAAAAGTCTCGAGTTTTCAGCACCTAGAAATGCTGGCGAATCAGGTTGTGGAAGGTTTTATATCGGGAATGCATAAGAGTCCATTTCTTGGATTTTCTGCCGAATTTGCGGAACACAAGGTTTACAATGCGGGCGAAAGCACCAAACATATCGACTGGAAATTGTTTGCCAAAACAGACCGTTTATATACGAAGCGTTTTGAGGAAGAAACCAATCTGCGTTGCCATTTGATTGTCGATAATTCATCATCAATGCATTATCCAGAACTAAAATCAAATCAGCCTTTTTACGAAAAGAAGATTGGTTTTGCGGTTTTGGCTTCGGCAGTTTTAATGAATATTTTGAAGAAACAGCGCGATGCCGTTGGTTTAAGCGTTTTCTCTGATAAATACGAATATTATGCGCCAGAAAAAGGAAGCGATCGCCACCACAGAATGCTTTTGAATAAGCTGGAAGAATTATTAGTGCAGCCAAAAGTCAAAAAAACGACCGATACAATTACGTATTTGCATCAAATAGCCGAGAAAATGCATCGCCGTTCGATGATTATTCTGTTTACAGATATGTTTCAAACCGAAGATGATGAAAAACTTTTTAACGCTTTACAGCATTTAAAACATAATAAACATAAAGTTGTTTTATTTCATGTTGTTGATAATCAAACAGAAATGAAATTTGATTTTGACAACGCGCCAAGAAAGTTTATCGATTTAGAATCGGGAGAAGAAGTTTCAATTTTTGCCGATAATGTAAAACAAGAATATGAAAAAAGGGTAGAAGCTTATTTTAAAAATCTGGCTTTAACCTGCGCAAAGAACCAAATTAAGTACGTTTCGGTAAATGTTGGCGATAATTTTGAAAAAATATTGACTACATATTTAGTTGAAAAACAAAACTTTGGATAA
- a CDS encoding M1 family aminopeptidase, giving the protein MKIFYSFLLFLMTITIGFSQSKTKGNLILENGVSEQLAQFRKRQISNVTYNLSFEIPKQKSQNINAQLALILTLSDLSQSVYLDFKEKSQNIKSVSANGKQIAIVHEKGHIAIPARSLISGKNTIEISFIAGNLSLNRNEDFLYTLLVPDRASTLFPCFDQPDIKATYKLSLSVPKEWSVLAGADVKEKVEKGDFTLYTFGESDKMSTYLFSFVAGKFNSITKKPGLEMTFLYRENDKNKIESSTDTIFSLHQQSLDFLEKYTNYKFPFQKLDFASIPVFQYGGMEHVGAIQYRESTLFLDNSATDSEKLNRAKLIAHETSHMWFGDLVTMKWFDDVWMKEVFANFMADKIMNPIFPKVNHNLQFFTAHYSSAYAEDRSLGTHPIRQHLENLKDAGSLYGAMIYNKAPIMMRQLEASMGKEAFQKGIQKYIQKYANDNADWNNLVEILDAETPLDMKKWSEVWVNKSGRTIFTDKIEYDSKNKIKKFEIAQQAEDKSGNIWPQVFQIGLIYAEDVKVLATNINDKNTVVKEAEGLEKPLAVVYNYNGFGYGVFPLDGNNLNYISSLKDEVARASSYSNFFENTLIGNVSPEKAFDCFLKGIQSEENELVLRIASNSLNTIYWRFFTEEQQNKVQKQLLGILYERLQANLSANIKKTLFGLFSSVAYSDSGKASLYKIWNREVSISGLKLNEDDYTNMAMNLAIFKHEKADEILEKTRTSISNPDKKKRFEFLLPSLSKDESVRNAFIESLKDDSNREKEAWVSVGLANVNHPLRQESAQKYIRFSLDLVDEIQRTGDIFFPKDWLDNTIGKYSSKYAFDEVQRFLKENPNFSPILKRKLFMATDLLFKAQNIKKETE; this is encoded by the coding sequence ATGAAAATTTTCTACAGCTTTCTTCTTTTTTTAATGACAATTACAATCGGATTTTCCCAATCAAAAACAAAAGGAAATCTTATTTTAGAAAATGGTGTTTCAGAGCAACTGGCTCAATTTAGAAAGCGCCAAATCTCAAACGTGACTTATAATCTTTCATTCGAAATTCCGAAACAGAAAAGTCAAAACATTAATGCTCAATTGGCGTTGATTCTTACTTTATCCGATTTAAGTCAGTCTGTTTATCTTGATTTTAAAGAGAAATCTCAAAATATAAAATCGGTTTCAGCAAATGGAAAACAAATTGCAATAGTTCATGAAAAAGGACATATTGCGATTCCAGCAAGAAGTTTAATTTCAGGAAAAAATACAATCGAAATTTCATTCATTGCAGGGAATTTATCTTTAAACAGAAACGAGGATTTTCTCTACACATTATTAGTTCCAGATCGTGCAAGCACTTTATTTCCTTGTTTTGATCAGCCAGATATTAAAGCAACTTACAAATTAAGTCTTTCTGTGCCAAAAGAATGGTCGGTTTTGGCTGGAGCCGATGTAAAAGAGAAAGTTGAAAAAGGCGATTTTACATTATATACTTTTGGAGAATCTGATAAAATGAGCACGTATTTGTTTTCATTTGTCGCTGGAAAATTCAATAGCATTACAAAGAAACCAGGTTTAGAAATGACGTTTCTTTATCGTGAAAATGATAAAAACAAAATAGAAAGCAGCACCGATACTATTTTCAGTTTACATCAGCAATCGTTAGACTTTTTAGAAAAATATACCAATTATAAATTTCCATTTCAGAAATTGGATTTTGCCTCAATTCCGGTTTTTCAGTATGGCGGAATGGAACATGTTGGTGCAATTCAATACAGAGAATCGACTTTATTTTTGGATAACAGCGCAACTGACAGCGAAAAATTAAACCGAGCAAAACTCATCGCACACGAAACTTCGCACATGTGGTTTGGCGATTTGGTTACAATGAAATGGTTTGACGACGTTTGGATGAAAGAAGTATTTGCCAATTTCATGGCAGACAAAATCATGAATCCAATTTTTCCGAAAGTCAATCATAATCTACAATTTTTCACTGCGCATTATTCCAGCGCTTACGCGGAAGACCGATCTTTGGGCACGCATCCGATCAGACAGCATTTGGAAAATTTGAAAGATGCTGGCTCGCTTTACGGAGCCATGATTTACAACAAAGCGCCAATTATGATGCGTCAATTAGAAGCTTCGATGGGAAAAGAAGCTTTTCAGAAAGGAATTCAAAAATACATTCAAAAATACGCTAACGACAATGCTGATTGGAATAATCTTGTAGAAATTCTAGATGCAGAAACGCCTTTGGATATGAAGAAATGGAGCGAAGTCTGGGTAAATAAATCCGGAAGAACCATTTTTACAGATAAAATAGAATACGATTCTAAAAATAAAATTAAAAAATTTGAAATTGCACAACAAGCAGAAGATAAATCAGGAAATATCTGGCCTCAGGTTTTTCAAATTGGGTTGATTTATGCAGAAGATGTGAAGGTTTTAGCAACTAATATTAATGATAAAAATACAGTTGTAAAAGAAGCTGAAGGACTTGAAAAACCGCTTGCCGTTGTTTACAACTATAATGGTTTCGGGTACGGAGTTTTTCCGCTTGACGGCAATAATTTAAATTATATTTCAAGTTTAAAAGATGAGGTTGCAAGAGCGTCGAGTTACAGCAATTTTTTTGAAAATACATTAATTGGAAATGTTTCTCCTGAAAAAGCGTTCGATTGTTTTTTAAAAGGAATTCAATCGGAAGAAAATGAGTTGGTTTTGAGAATTGCATCAAACAGTTTGAATACAATTTATTGGAGATTTTTTACCGAAGAACAGCAAAATAAAGTCCAAAAACAGCTTTTAGGTATTTTATATGAGCGTTTGCAAGCTAATTTGTCAGCAAATATCAAAAAGACTTTATTCGGATTGTTCAGTTCAGTTGCTTATTCAGATTCAGGAAAAGCGAGTTTGTACAAGATTTGGAATAGAGAAGTTTCTATTTCTGGATTGAAATTAAATGAAGACGATTATACTAATATGGCGATGAATTTAGCTATTTTCAAACATGAAAAAGCAGATGAAATTTTGGAAAAGACAAGAACTTCAATATCAAATCCTGACAAAAAGAAGCGATTTGAATTTCTGCTTCCGTCTTTATCCAAAGATGAATCGGTTCGAAATGCTTTTATAGAATCATTAAAAGATGATTCAAATCGAGAAAAAGAAGCTTGGGTTTCTGTAGGTTTGGCAAATGTAAATCATCCGCTTCGCCAGGAAAGTGCACAGAAATATATTAGATTTTCATTAGATTTGGTAGACGAAATTCAGCGCACGGGAGATATTTTCTTTCCAAAAGATTGGCTTGACAATACTATCGGGAAATATTCGTCTAAATATGCTTTTGATGAAGTGCAGCGATTCTTAAAAGAAAACCCTAATTTTAGTCCAATCTTGAAGCGTAAATTATTTATGGCGACAGATTTGCTTTTTAAAGCGCAAAATATTAAAAAAGAAACCGAATGA
- a CDS encoding LytTR family DNA-binding domain-containing protein produces MKKYTCIIIDDDEIDRLTAVSYAKKFPVLDILGIFESAEDAVPFLEKEKIDILFLDIDMPGLNGIEFRKQALDIPVCVFITAHPEHAVESFQIETLDFIVKPLKLDRFTQTINRIEEFMEIKLKASLFEASIGGDTIYIKEGHEQTKVKLHEILYLEALKDYTLVVTDRKRHCVLSSIGNLLKEDHFQSFIRIHRSYAVQKQYVQKINSSEIILNNNTVIPIGRSYKENLNLMA; encoded by the coding sequence ATGAAGAAATACACGTGTATTATAATTGATGATGATGAAATAGATAGGCTGACTGCGGTTTCTTATGCCAAGAAATTTCCTGTTTTAGATATTCTAGGCATTTTTGAATCGGCTGAGGATGCTGTTCCTTTTTTAGAAAAAGAAAAAATTGACATTTTGTTTTTGGATATTGATATGCCGGGTTTAAACGGAATCGAATTTAGAAAACAAGCTTTAGATATTCCCGTTTGTGTTTTTATAACCGCACATCCTGAACATGCGGTAGAAAGTTTTCAAATCGAAACATTAGATTTTATTGTAAAACCCTTAAAATTAGATCGTTTTACACAGACCATAAATCGTATTGAAGAATTTATGGAAATTAAACTTAAAGCCTCTTTGTTTGAAGCGAGTATTGGCGGCGATACGATTTATATTAAAGAAGGTCACGAACAGACAAAAGTAAAACTGCATGAAATTTTATATCTCGAAGCTTTAAAAGATTATACTTTGGTAGTTACAGACCGAAAAAGGCATTGTGTACTTTCGAGTATTGGAAATTTATTGAAAGAAGATCATTTTCAGTCCTTTATTCGCATTCACAGAAGTTATGCCGTGCAAAAACAGTACGTTCAAAAGATTAATTCGAGCGAAATAATTTTGAATAATAATACCGTCATTCCGATTGGAAGAAGTTATAAAGAAAACTTAAACCTGATGGCATGA